A region from the Mya arenaria isolate MELC-2E11 chromosome 2, ASM2691426v1 genome encodes:
- the LOC128220338 gene encoding uncharacterized protein LOC128220338 isoform X1, translated as MDFSPGRRACGSARMKDLLQLDREVCNGDTYHGTRMDQKALTFHTRLHEWSEAQNHINAQTQMLAANRTTVVLLPVKKLAQIETWTRQVNRFYKPARNARPRSGSFMKIDVTKYNMKVDQTEEARSRSAVYPRGRAHSAISRGTATTFGGKKSFFGNDVNTVRNNLFDTQMFYAGERRDIRSATTRKSTKSVKTEDFRTDVVTAVSETGKSVTNGIVDNDSDSLTIIDHNDDGSDLESESAVNNKMQPQIVARSYSNKELNVISIDDCKLTCRYRPQIIKENRILEDQESDCEEHAPSTQRVKHKATTDKVADTQAEANGNEADDEKSTDTVETIEKGVARLVIHTVDTNNNSNNNNIDACHSRSSEHNKSRKESNSLSDKSDYSSSLSQGGQNKPDRNISKSADIRVRDSDRNSSGRRVNFSSRGSSKSYGRVTNICSNQESPKPDKKVKQDTRSGRINSAINNVVQNRKVMNSMEKDFDTRTAVYGRTVVEASEGSEKFKKLHASLRKKMDQYVDTHSAIDTKGYYEKLQKSSAIS; from the exons ATGGACTTTTCCCCAG GTCGGAGAGCTTGTGGGTCTGCAAGGATGAAGGATTTACTACAGCTTGACCGGGAGGTGTGTAACGGAGACACGTACCACGGCACACGCATGGACCAGAAGGCCCTAACCTTCCACACTCGTCTCCACGAGTGGAGTGAGGCCCAGAACCACATCAATGCGCAGACACAGATGCTGGCTGCCAACCGGACCACCGTTGTTCTCCTGCCAGTAAAGAAACTCGCGCAGATCGAGACCTGGACAAGACAGGTCAACAGATTCTACAAACCTGCCAGGAACGCCAGGCCTAGGTCTGGAAGCTTCATGAAGATTGATGTCACAAAGTACAATATGAAAGTTGATCAGACTGAGGAGGCTCGTAGTCGGTCTGCCGTATATCCACGAGGTCGGGCACACAGTGCCATCAGTCGGGGTACTGCCACCACATTTGGAGGCAAGAAGAGTTTTTTTGGAAATGATGTTAACACAGTCAGAAACAATTTGTTTGATACACAGATGTTTTATGCAGGAGAGAGACGTGACATTAGGTCAGCTACAACTAGAAAGTCCACAAAGAGTGTTAAAACTGAGGATTTCAGAACAGATGTGGTTACTGCTGTCAGTGAAACTGGTAAATCTGTTACAAATGGTATTGTTGACAATGACAGTGACTCTTTAACAATAATTGATCACAATGATGATGGAAGTGATTTGGAATCTGAGTCAGCAGTGAATAACAAGATGCAGCCTCAAATAGTGGCCAGGTCTTATTCAAACAAAGAGCTCAATGTGATCTCTATAGATGACTGTAAACTAACATGTCGATACAGGCCACAGATTATAAAAGAAAACCGGATTCTGGAGGACCAAGAATCAGACTGTGAGGAACATGCTCCAAGCACTCAAAGGGTCAAACATAAAGCAACTACAGACAAAGTTGCTGATACACAAGCAGAAGCAAATGGAAATGAAGCGGACGATGAAAAGAGTACTGATACGGTAGAAACAATAGAAAAGGGAGTTGCACGATTAGTTATACACACTGTAGatactaataataatagtaataataacaatatagaTGCTTGCCATTCTAGGAGTAGTGAACATAATAAATCTAGAAAAGAAAGCAACAGCTTGTCTGACAAAAGTGATTACAGCTCTAGTTTGTCGCAGGGTGGCCAAAACAAACCAGACAGGAACATTTCAAAAAGTGCTGACATACGAGTGCGGGACTCTGACAGGAATTCCTCAGGTCGTAGGGTAAACTTCAGCTCCAGGGGGTCCAGCAAGAGCTATGGGAGGGTGACAAATATTTGCTCAAACCAGGAAAGCCCAAAACCAGACAAGAAAGTGAAGCAAGATACACGATCTGGCCGAATTAACTCTGCCATAAACAATGTTGTGCAAAATAGGAAAGTTATGAACTCCATGGAGAAAGACTTTGACACAAGGACTGCTGTCTATGGCCGGACGGTGGTGGAGGCATCGGAGGGTAGTGAAAAATTCAAGAAGCTTCATGCTTCATTAAGAAAGAAAATGGATCAATATGTTGACACACACAGTGCTATTGACACCAAAGGTTATTATGAGAAATTGCAGAAATCTAGTGCCATAAGTTAA
- the LOC128220338 gene encoding uncharacterized protein LOC128220338 isoform X2 has protein sequence MKDLLQLDREVCNGDTYHGTRMDQKALTFHTRLHEWSEAQNHINAQTQMLAANRTTVVLLPVKKLAQIETWTRQVNRFYKPARNARPRSGSFMKIDVTKYNMKVDQTEEARSRSAVYPRGRAHSAISRGTATTFGGKKSFFGNDVNTVRNNLFDTQMFYAGERRDIRSATTRKSTKSVKTEDFRTDVVTAVSETGKSVTNGIVDNDSDSLTIIDHNDDGSDLESESAVNNKMQPQIVARSYSNKELNVISIDDCKLTCRYRPQIIKENRILEDQESDCEEHAPSTQRVKHKATTDKVADTQAEANGNEADDEKSTDTVETIEKGVARLVIHTVDTNNNSNNNNIDACHSRSSEHNKSRKESNSLSDKSDYSSSLSQGGQNKPDRNISKSADIRVRDSDRNSSGRRVNFSSRGSSKSYGRVTNICSNQESPKPDKKVKQDTRSGRINSAINNVVQNRKVMNSMEKDFDTRTAVYGRTVVEASEGSEKFKKLHASLRKKMDQYVDTHSAIDTKGYYEKLQKSSAIS, from the coding sequence ATGAAGGATTTACTACAGCTTGACCGGGAGGTGTGTAACGGAGACACGTACCACGGCACACGCATGGACCAGAAGGCCCTAACCTTCCACACTCGTCTCCACGAGTGGAGTGAGGCCCAGAACCACATCAATGCGCAGACACAGATGCTGGCTGCCAACCGGACCACCGTTGTTCTCCTGCCAGTAAAGAAACTCGCGCAGATCGAGACCTGGACAAGACAGGTCAACAGATTCTACAAACCTGCCAGGAACGCCAGGCCTAGGTCTGGAAGCTTCATGAAGATTGATGTCACAAAGTACAATATGAAAGTTGATCAGACTGAGGAGGCTCGTAGTCGGTCTGCCGTATATCCACGAGGTCGGGCACACAGTGCCATCAGTCGGGGTACTGCCACCACATTTGGAGGCAAGAAGAGTTTTTTTGGAAATGATGTTAACACAGTCAGAAACAATTTGTTTGATACACAGATGTTTTATGCAGGAGAGAGACGTGACATTAGGTCAGCTACAACTAGAAAGTCCACAAAGAGTGTTAAAACTGAGGATTTCAGAACAGATGTGGTTACTGCTGTCAGTGAAACTGGTAAATCTGTTACAAATGGTATTGTTGACAATGACAGTGACTCTTTAACAATAATTGATCACAATGATGATGGAAGTGATTTGGAATCTGAGTCAGCAGTGAATAACAAGATGCAGCCTCAAATAGTGGCCAGGTCTTATTCAAACAAAGAGCTCAATGTGATCTCTATAGATGACTGTAAACTAACATGTCGATACAGGCCACAGATTATAAAAGAAAACCGGATTCTGGAGGACCAAGAATCAGACTGTGAGGAACATGCTCCAAGCACTCAAAGGGTCAAACATAAAGCAACTACAGACAAAGTTGCTGATACACAAGCAGAAGCAAATGGAAATGAAGCGGACGATGAAAAGAGTACTGATACGGTAGAAACAATAGAAAAGGGAGTTGCACGATTAGTTATACACACTGTAGatactaataataatagtaataataacaatatagaTGCTTGCCATTCTAGGAGTAGTGAACATAATAAATCTAGAAAAGAAAGCAACAGCTTGTCTGACAAAAGTGATTACAGCTCTAGTTTGTCGCAGGGTGGCCAAAACAAACCAGACAGGAACATTTCAAAAAGTGCTGACATACGAGTGCGGGACTCTGACAGGAATTCCTCAGGTCGTAGGGTAAACTTCAGCTCCAGGGGGTCCAGCAAGAGCTATGGGAGGGTGACAAATATTTGCTCAAACCAGGAAAGCCCAAAACCAGACAAGAAAGTGAAGCAAGATACACGATCTGGCCGAATTAACTCTGCCATAAACAATGTTGTGCAAAATAGGAAAGTTATGAACTCCATGGAGAAAGACTTTGACACAAGGACTGCTGTCTATGGCCGGACGGTGGTGGAGGCATCGGAGGGTAGTGAAAAATTCAAGAAGCTTCATGCTTCATTAAGAAAGAAAATGGATCAATATGTTGACACACACAGTGCTATTGACACCAAAGGTTATTATGAGAAATTGCAGAAATCTAGTGCCATAAGTTAA